The window AGTTTCAACAGGGAGATGCAATCCTAAATCAGGCGAGTGTGTAATTAAAATCACttcaaaacagatttttttcttcattcttaTCTGAAAATGGAACAATTTTTGAATCTTACATTTACAGTTCTCTCAAGAACTTTCACATGTGAAGAGTTACTAGCACCTGGTGCACCTTTTATCAAGAAAGTATTGACGGTAGGCTTGTGGGAATTAACATGTGGTCTAACATATGAAATAACTGAGAACATGGATTCACATTTTTAATTCTCACCCTCCAACAGGTCATAGGAGATGTGCTGGGCTGGGGCTTTGTGGTCAGGGGCCAGGCCCCTTGTTATGTGCAGGCTGTTGACCCCGGAAGCCCCGCAGCAGCCGCTGGGGTGAAGGTGGGCTCAGGCTGAAGCGAGTTaatgaaagacaaaagaaaacaataataattaacTCCACATAACTGTTTTAAGGTGCGGCACTTTGTGTGCCAAGTCAACGGGGAGTGTGTCCTGCACCTGAATTACAGAACTGTGTCCAGAATGGTGATGACAGGAACGCGCACCGTTGTGCTGGAAGTTTTGGAACCACTGGAATGACAATTgctacaataaaaacaacaagattTAGGCCTCAGTCTCGTTTGTAATGGATTATTTTGGTGCCGATTAAAGATATTATCTCAGTAATACTCTAGTATGGTGGGTTATGGTATTTATATTTGAAGAACAAATATAGACCTTTGATATATGACCCACACATAGTGATAAAAGTGGGGTTTTACATGAATTAGAGCAGAATTAGAGCAAACTTTGGCTCTCCCATCGTTGCACAGCTCCGCGCTGCTACAACTTCCGTTGTTTCGCCGCCGCCATTTTGGATTGAGAGTTGTCTCAGTGGGCAGAAGCATCGGCGGCTACCACGTTAGCCTCATCAGCACGGAAAGTAGTACGCATTGTTCAGGGGGCACCGGCTGGTCCGAGCATTTGTGGATTATCCCGGTTTGATGCCATGTGCACCAGTCCGTGTTGATGCTTGCCCTCACGGCCGGCGAGTTAGCACCCGCATCGGAGCAGATGTGCCAGCTAACCAGCTAGTTAGCTGTGAAGCATCAGCACCGGCTTCGAGAAGAACGAGCATCATCAGTCCGCACGCACCGACCAAATCCATTAACCTTTTAGGATATTCTGTCGTGAAGCAAACACTATAGTActatttccccccaaaaaaacataACATAAGGTGAGTAAACACtgtggggtggggaggggggggggcagaaccgCTAACAAGCTATTGAGCGTTAGCATTTTCCTATGTGAGTGAGGTTGCAGCGGGGTGCTGCGTTGCTAATATTGACACCACAGTCTCAATCTCATCCTCGCAACCGACCGTGGAACAGAAAAGGTCACGGATTTGCTCCCAGGCTGAGTCTTAATCGTCCGTTTCGAGTCGGCCGCTAATGAAAGCAAAGTTTCTGCCCGGCTGCTGAATCAGCGATTTCGCTGAAATCACAACAATCTTTGTCCCACGTCGAGGCGTTTGAAACGGGATTATCCTGATCACAGTGTGGCATCCAAGATGCCTGGCTTCTCCGGTGATTTTAGCTGTTTATTAACGAATCTTTCTGCAGGCTGACGGCAGTTTTCTATTTGACAGATGTACCAGCTCCCGGTAAATAACCTCTCCAGAATTAGAAGAGCAAGGAAAAAAGTGAAAAGAGCACTTGAGGACATTGGACTGGACTATTGCAAAGAAGCCGCCGAGGTGAGTGTATCTAGTTGCATCTGGATAGAAGCTAATCTCTCGCACAATCTGATGTGGTTCCGGGGCTTCTAGGTTGGGATTTGTGTGTGGAACCATGGAAGTTAAAGTCAGTGGCTGTTCTTCAGGTCTCGGCGGCACCGATGATGGCAGACGAGGGAAATAGTCATGAGAAAAATTGTATAAATTAACAAGTGTTGTAATCTGTGCCATTATCTCCGCAGGAGTTAAAAGAGTTTTGCCCCGATGAGCAATTTGTGAAAGGCACACTTTGTCTGGACATCTGTGCCTGGGACCCTTCGTACTCCAAATTACAGGTAATCCTCTATTTGTAAATCATTTTTATAGGAATTAGTTGCTTTAGCATTTATTTACCAAAATGCTTCCCAGAGGCTGTACTGTATTGTGACACAATAGGTTTTCTATAAACACTGTACCTTTTCATGACAAATTTGAAAATCTTTGATTTATGAAGCTGGAAATGGTTTGATTCATTTTGGTTTGATCTCATTATTCTGGTGTTTTCCAGGAATATCGATCAAAGCCATTTTGCTGCACAGAGTGCTCCTTTTCCTCCAAATACTACTCAGGCTACAAGAATCACTTCCGCAATGTGCACAGACAGTTTTTCGAGAGTAAAATCCTTCTCAACTGTCCCTACTGCACCTTCACCGCAAACAAGAGAACTTTGGAGACACATGTTAAAATATTCCACATGCCCACAACAAGACAGAACACTGGAAATCCACAGGGATCCCTCGTGGGGAAGAAGGACAAAATGTGTCTCGATCGATCCAGAATGGCAGACGGGGTGGAAAAGGCAATGTACTTCTGCAAAAAATGCACCTTCCGGGACGCGCTCTACAATGTCGTTCGAAAGCACATCTACAGGGAACATTTCAAACACATCGTTTCGCCGTATCTCAGTATTATTTCGGAATCGTCGGTCAAAAACGGCGCCGGTTCTGCCAGCGGCAACAACATTCTGTGTAAACGCTGCCAGTTTTCTACTCGAAACTACGAAGCGCTCGTGCAGCACGTCATTGAGTACCACGAGCGCATCGGTGCTCAGGTAAGCACGATGATTGGTCACGCCAACATTCTCGTCTCCAGGAGCCAGTATGTTCCCAACGCCTCCCACAAAGCACCCATTACGATTAACCGGGGTGCACAAAGACCTGAAGCCATAGCACAACCAGTAATCGGCTATTTAAAGCCTCTGACCCCTCCTGTTAAGAACCAGTCTTCCATAGGAGCGATCCAGGTGCACGTGAAAGGTTCTGGCTACGGCACCGCGGCTGACAACAATTCTACAGGCGTGAACACCGCGCAGACGCAGAAGTGGAAGATATGCACCGTCTGCAACGAACTCTTCCCCGAAAACCTCTACAGTGCGCACTTCGAGAGCGCGCACAAGGCCAAAAAAGTCTGGGCGTTGGCCAAGTACATCATGAAGATCCACAACTTCACCAGCAAGTGTTTGCTGTGCAACCGATATCTCCCCAGCGACACACTGCTAAATCACATGCTGATCCACGGCCTCACCTGCCCACAGTGCCACGTGGTCTTCCACAGCGTGGAGAAGCTGATGGAGCATGTGACCCAGAGCCATCCCAGCGATTACGCGGGGCCGCCGCGCGCCTCGCCTTTGACCTTCGACCTCACCATCAAAGAAAAGTCCAATAACATACAGCTGGTTGTTCTCACGTTCAACATGAAGGAGTCCATCAATGGCCAAGATCAGTCCGTAAGTGCTCGGAACACGTCGCTGTTGGAGAAGAAGAGCGAACCGCGGGTGGCCAGTCTACCCGTGCGGACTCAAAAGAGTGAAGTCGGGAAGACTTTGTGTCCCTTGTGTTTCACAATCCTCAAAGGTCCCATCTCGGAAGCTCTGGCCATGCACCTGAGGGAGCGGCACCAGGTGCTCCAGACGATGCACCCCGTTGAGAAGAAGATGACCTACAAGTGCATCCATTGCTTGGGGGTGTACACCAGTAATATGGTGGCCTCCACCATCACGCTACACCTCGTGCAGTGCAGGGCTGTTGGGCGGAACCAGGGAAGCCAAGGCTTCAAACCCGCCCTGACCCTCAACTCATCCGGTGCCGGCTTCCTCAAGAGGCAGCCGCCCACGCAGGCCGACGTGTCCGCCGCCAAGAGGATGAGACTGAGTAAAGATTCAAAGATCTCGTCGGATTTTGAAAACAAGTTTGACTTCGATGACCTCGCCTTGGATCCCAGAAGCTTCGAGCACAAGACCTATGAGGCCAGGAAGAACTTCCTGACTGCCTACTTTCACCGGCGACCGTACATCTCAACCGGGGAAGAGGAGAAACTGTCCGCCAGCCTGTGGCTCTGGAAATCAGACGTTTGTAACCATTTTGCAGCCAAGCAAAAAATGTGCGAAGGGCATTGTCAAGCCACGAAGGCGTCCGTGTTGCTCGGCTTTGACATGAACGCTCTAAAGGAGCTTAAACACGACTTGGTGTTTGAGAACAGCAGACTCGATGGGCCGTCCACTGGAAGATCCGGTGCTCCCAACACAGCCCGGAAGAGAGGAACCAGGAGAACCAACTGTGAGGTCAATCGCAGCATGCACATCGAGACGATTTCCATTGACTCGGACAGCGAGACGGAGGATCCACCTGCCGAAAATGGGAAGGCCGATGCAAGCCGAGAGCAAACTGTAAAATCTGGGGACGCAGAAGTGACAGAAGCCACAAACGTGGCCGGTGTTTCTACCTGGTGAAGGTGGTGCACGTGGGTGGACACAAATGTTTGCGTGCCTTGGTGGAGTTTTGCTACACAATTTACAGGTCAAAACTGGACTTTCTGCCGCTTAAAAGCGGCCCGAGGAGGAAAATCCCATAATGCACCAAGTATGTGATTGACATTGTATGAGTTTTAGCAGTTATACTTTATTAGATTGTTCAGTAAGATCATTTACTGACCTTTTGAAATCACCTTTATGAAGCGAGCCTTCTACTTTTCCCGTCTTCATTGTTTTGCTTTGGTCAACTGTGACAAACTAGGCATTTAACGTGTAGAAAGTGTAGAATATCACAATTGTATTCACTTCACGTTTTAATAAATTGTTTAATTAAACATTTTGACGCCTACGGACAGTAATCTATTATCTCTCCCAAAGAAAGACAACCAAGCTTCTTACACGCACACATTGAAGTTGAAGAAAAACGTCCGGGTATTAAACTCATTCACGGAGTGGACGCTGCTGGAGTGGATTTATGGGCAAACTCAACATGATCTAAACTGGAATTTGGTCCCGCACTGGATGCTTGTCCTGTTCGACTGGTTCGGATCCTTTATGGAAATATTGCGTACAAGTAGAGTAAGTGCGGAGTTTCGGAAGGAACGGGCTTCGGTCTGCGGGAGATCCGCAAAATAAAGCAACCGAGCGCATACGGAGCGACCGAAGGCGTCGACAACACCGACAGCGTTGTCAATTGATTATAAATATCACTTTAAATAGAAGTCTGACTTTTATCACCAAAAGGAAAGAAGTGATTTGACTGGTGAAACACTTGTTTACAACGCGAGAAGCTCCGATTGCGACCATTAAAGTCCTCCCCTGAAAACAAAAGTGACTGTAAAATGTTCCGGAATCCTTTCAGACAATAGTTACAGGCCCGTTTcgttttaattattaattattcacGTTTTATAAATTGTTACATTTATTGACAAAATCAGCTACTCTCAGTACCAGTCAACTTTGTGGAAGTTTATTCATCTGAACATCATCTGTGGATCCTCTGACAGCTCTGCAAGCCAAGTCGAAGACAGAGTGCGTCATTACCAGTTGGTGTTTGACAACTCACTGGAGCCCTAGCGTCCATGGCCCCACCTTTTTCTTCATCCGGCTGTGCCAACTGTGCCTACCTTGCTGGAAAGATCCAGGAGCTTGAGCAAAGAATCTCCACCCTGTATCAGATCCAGGAAGCTGAGAGATTCATTGACACCATCGTTTTCAAAGAACCCCATCCTGAATCCATTGATGCATCTGATCCCGACATCTCTGCTCGTAACACCACTGccgcctccacctctcctccggCTGTTCATCCACTCATCTCCCCCGATGCCTCCTCTACGGAGCACGCGGCAGGACCCAGGGGTAATCTCAAGCCTCGGGCTAGCTCCACTCCATCTCAACAGGAGCAATGGTCCCAGATCGGCGCCCGCACTGGGAAAACAAAGCATCCACCACAGGCTTCTCTTTTCCACCTTCACCTGGAGAACAAGTTCACCCCTCTTGACCATTATGATTCCCCCGTTCTACCCGCACTGTCCCGGACTCTGTCCATCCGGCTATCTGATGGGACCGGCTGCTTTCTGTCGTCTTCGTCCCGTCCACCTCCTCCCGCCCCTGTGCCCGACCACCCCATCCCGGGGCCCCTCCAGAGGCACTCCTTGTCATCCAATACACCTGCACCGCAGCTATCCTGTGCCCCTTCTGACTCGCCTCCGCATCCACTCTTCCCTCCTACGACCTTAATCATTGGCGACTCCATTGTGAGAAACATCGGCTTTTTCAATGCTACCACACGCTGTTTCCCTGGTGCCAGGGTCCTCGACATTTTACTACTTCTCCCCACTCTCCTGAAAACTCTGCCGGCTTCGATCAAGAGAATCATGGTCCATGTTGGGACAAATGACACATTCCTCCGCCAGTCCGAGCTCACGAAGGATTATTTTACAAAACTTCTGAACCTCCTGAAAACCTGCGGACTGTCTCCCTTCATCAGCGGCCCCCTCCGTACTCTTGGCCGTGGGTATGGCCGTTTCAGCCGAGTCCTCAGCCTGCACACCTGGCTTCACTCTGCCTGCCAAGCCCATAACATTGCCTTCGTGGACAATTTCGACCTGTTCTGGAATCGTCCGTGCTTTTTTAAATCGGACGGAATTCATCCAAACCGCACTGGTAGCCGCATGCTAGCGGCTAATCTGCAAGACACCGTCCATTCCTCCCCTTATGCCTGACTACTTGCCTCCCCATCTCACTCAAACCCCTCTCCCTCCATGATCCACCCACTGTCAATGACCCCTCCCCAGAGCCCCCCCCGCTGGCAGATTATCCAACTGTCTCCCTCAGCCACTGGTCTCTCCAAGATTAGCTCTCCTCCCATAATAAACCACAGGAGCAACCAACTGTTCCCGATTCCCGTCCTCATAACCAACAGACACGGCTCTGGCAGAAACACCTCCCGGGCTATCAATCACTCTGTTTTAGCCAGCCCATCTGTCCAGGCTCTGACTCACACCAAACTTGAAGACACTTCTGTCAGCTTCGGACTTCTTAACATCCGCTCACTCACGAACAAGGAACACCTCATCCATGATCTCCTAACTGACCGCAACTTCGACTTTCTTTGTATTACGGAAACCTGGCAACAACCAAATGACTTCTCCTCACTCAACGACTCCACCCCACCGGACTATACATATTTGTCCCACCCCCGCTCCCATGGCCGTGGTGGTGGTATCGCAGTGATTCACCACCAGAAGTGGAAGATCCTTCCGCTGTCTTTGCTTCCATCATCCTCATTTGAACATTTGGCACTTACACTCTCTGGACCCACTCCCACCGTCATTGCCACTATTTACCGCCCCCCCAAGCCCCACAGCGACTTCCTAAATGACTTTGCCGTCTTGCTCACCCATCTGTGTACACTATCTCCAAACATAATAATACTAGGGGACTTCAATATCCACATGGACAACACCAATCTGCCTCTCACCAGAGACTTCTTATCATGCCTCGAGAGCTTTGGACTGCATAATTTCATCAACTTCCCAACGCACACTAAAGGACACACTCTGgaccttctctgctgctctggtctcATCCCCCTCTACTGCACTGCTGATGATCTCCATGTCAGTGACCATTTCCTCATCTCTTTCAGTACTGCACTCCGCCACTTCAGAGTTAAGTCACCACGCTTTATCTCATTCCGCAAtctgaaaaacatcaacattgACACCCTTAGTTCCCACATTAATGATATTACCATCCCAGGCTGTTTCACTACCACCGACGAAATCACATCCCACTACAATACTAGTTTAAAGAACATCCTCAACTCCCTCGCCCCAGCCAAAACACGCTCTGTTTCGTTCTCCACAACTGCCCCCTGGTTTACCTTGCATCTCCGCTCCATGAAAACCAAAGGCCGTCAACTGGAAAGGCTTTATAAGAAAACTGGACTCCTGATCCACAAGGAAATGTACATTGCCCACATCCACCAATACAAAGACGCAATTCACCaagccaagacaaaatactacTCTGCCCAGATCTCCTCCAACAAAGGAAACACCAGATCTCTTTTCACACTTCTCAACAAAACTATCCAGCCACTTGACTCCCTACCTTCACACCTGTATTCAACTGACACATGTAACTCCCTAATGCAGTTCTTCAAGGAAAAAATTCGAAACATTCACCATCACCTAGACACAGGCACACTTTCCGCTCTCCAACCCGGACCTCCTCCCAGCCCACCAACTAATCTGCCTCACCGTCATCAATTCTCCAATTTTCTTCTCCCTCAAAATCTTGACATCGATGCTCTTATCCGGAAATCCAAACCCTCAACATGTCAACTGGATCCCCTACCCACCAATCTGGTCAAATCTTGCCTCCCTGCTGTGctccccctcatttctgccATCATTAAATCGTCACTTTCGACTGGAactgttccctcatccctcaaaACGGCAGCCATCACCCCAATCCTGAAAAAACCAGGCTCAGACCCCAATAATTACAACAATCTCCGTCCCATTTCCAATCtacctttcatttccaaaatcCTCGAAAAAGTAGTCGCCTCTCAACTACACACCCACCTAGTACATAACTCCCTTTATGACCCGTTCCAATCTGGTTTCCGCCCCCGCCACAGCACTGAAACTGCTCTCATAAAAATAACCAACGACCTTCTCACTGCAGCTGACTCTGGTTCACTTTCCATCCTTATCCTCCTTGACCTTACTGCAGCATTCGACACCATCTCCCACCCCATTCTACTCCGTAGACTCTCCTCCATCGGTCTTGCCAAGACCCCCCTTCACTGGTTCCATTCGTACCTTTCAGACCGCACACAGTTCATCCAGCTCAAATCATTCAAGTCCGACCTCTCCCCAGTCAATTCAGGCGTGccacagggctctgtcctgggacccTTGCTATTCATCATCTATCTTCTTCCCCTTGGTGCCATCTTCCGCAAATTCAACATCCAATATCACTGTTATGCAGACGACACTCAACTGTACCTCTCAAGCTCACCTAACTCCTCacttccaccctcctccctccccacctgcttAGTTGAAATCAAAGCCTGGTTTTTGTCCAACTTCCTTAAATTAAACAGTGATAAAACTGAAGTGCTCCTCGTAGGGACGAAATCATCCCTCTCTAAAGTTCCCAGTTTCTCCATTCCCATTGACACCTCCTtggtctccccctcccctcaagtTAAGAGTTTGGGCGTCATCCTTGACAGCACTCTCTCATTTAAATCCCACATCAGCCATACTACTCGGGCCGCCTATTTCCACCTCCGACAAATAAATCGACttcgtccctccctctcccccagcaccacctccatcctcgtccatagtcttgtcacctcacgtttagattactgcaactccctcctcttcggtctccctcaaaaatctctccacaagctacaactggtccataattcagctgccccttcgtccctccctctcccccagcaccacctccatcctcgtccatagtcttgtcacctcacgtttagattactgcaactccctcctcttcggtctccctcaaaaatctctccacaagctacaactggtccataattcagctgcccgcatcatcaccaaaaccccatcttcccaccacatctcccccatcctacaacaactccactggcttcccatcactttccggatccagtacaaaatccttctactcaccttcagagccatccataaacttgcccctccttacctgtctgacctcctccacattgcCATTCCAACAcgccccctcagatcctcctcctccctcaacctCACTGTGCCCCCTGTCTACCTCAGGACCATGGGGGCCAGAGCTTtcagtcgctctgctcctcacctttggaaCTCCTTACCACCAGACATTCGAAATATCGACTCTCTCCccgtatttaaatcaaacctcaaaacacacctttttcgtctggcttactcactgcaccacccttaattgctttctttgtttaggtttatgattatatgttgctttgttgattttatgtatttatgcatgtttcacctactattttctttttgttgtaacTGGTGCTATTACAACTGTTATTGAACTCTTAACTGTGAAGCTGAcctatgattttaaattgtaaatagtgtTGCATAGTTGTACTGTAAAGTGTCCTTGGGTGTCTTGAAaggcgctttgaaataaaatctattattattattattattaaacattTCCTGCTGTATAATTTCTGAGCAAGCAAGTTTAAATAATGCTGAAGTTACGCGCGACGCAGCtgctttttgaattttttttttttttttattgtaataaAAGTGAAGTGCTGTGACTGGTTGGCTGCACTTGAATTCGAGCTTTTGATTTGATTCTCAATTTGCAGACGGGCCCCTCAACTTCCGCTACAGCTCGGGCGCTGATTGGCGCAGCGGCCGGAAGTGGGCGGGTCTTCTGGCTGCCAGCAGAGGGGAGTTGGCCAACCGCCAGCGTGCATCAGCGTTCAGGCCAGAGTGCAGATGCAAAAATGTCCATATTGTGTCTGCTGTTACAACTATCTACATAGCTGCATTCTCACAGAGAAAACAGCCTTTCAGCGCCCGTAAGTAGAATCGTTACAGGTGGTTACTTCACATCAGTCTCGTGGACGTACTTTGTAGTTGTTTTCGTTGTATTTGGTGCGGATCATTTGCTCCAAAATAGCAAGTTAGCGGCTGAAGCTAAACCTGCTTGTAGCGAGACCTGTCAGCGTATGCTTGGCTTTTGATAAGGGAATCAGCTATTATTGCTCGATTTCTACAATATTTGGCTACAAATACCACCTTTAGCTTCATAATATTTGATCCTTTTTGTACGTTAGATTTACAAACAGAGATTTACAAAGTGCTTTCACAATAAAACGAAAAGCAGAAGACGGTAAAAACCGATGGCTGGCGAAGTGAAACGGCTGCAACTTTCCTGTGAAAATCAGCAAGAAACTAAATTAAAAGGCCCAAACATGTGAAGCAATCAGCAACATATAAGACAAAAATATAAGCTCTAAGATTAAGCCCCAACCAAAAAATTAAATATTCGTCAGTCGCAGTATAAAACATTGGATTAAAATTAAGGTAAAATGAGAAACGTTTATGTGTCTGGAAATCAAGAAAAACGCCTTAAAAATCACATCAAACAAGCAAGATGATACGTTTTCTAACCTCCTCTGATGTTTATCTCTGTAAATTGTTGTTGGTCACCTTAAAAGAAACATTCCAAAGTCTTGATTTGGAATCCAACAATAATCTGAGGTTGTAAAAATATCAATGATGATAATTTATCTGGTTGATCACCTAGCTCAAAATACATATGTGATAGGACAATGTCTGAATTTGTATTCAGACCTTTGCTGGCAGCGAATGATGTCATGTTGTGCTATTCTTTCAGGATGCTGTTGCTAGCTGCAACATAAGACGACGATGCTTTGATGAGACGCTTGAGTAAGAGGAATGGAAGGAAAAACCATGGCTTCAGATTAACCAGTTTAAAGACAATTGATCTGTTCCTATTGATGAGTCCTGACCAACAACCAAACCAGAATCCTCCTAATCTGTTGAATCAGTGCATTCCAGTCCCCACCCAACAGTCTGAATAATGTCGTATAACaacagagagctggtggagcactTCTTAAGATACAAGCTGTCTCAGAGGAACTACCCAACTTCTCTGCTGAGACCAGAGGATACTGATggaaggacagagggagaaaagaggagccCCGCTGCTTCCAATGGCCTGCTGGTCCGCAGCAGGAACAGGGGTGGAGCGTCTCCATCCGCAGGTGCTGGCATAGAGGCTGTGAACGCAGCTCTTCGGGACTCGGCAGAAGAGTTTGAGAAGCTCTTTGCTCAAGCATTCAGCGACCTCTCCTCACAGCTCGACATCACTCCTGACACAGCTTACCAGAGCTTTAAGAATGTGATGGACGAGGTGTTCAAGGACGGAGTCAACTGGGGACGAGTTGTGGGACTATTTGCCTTTGGCGGGGTACTATGTGTGGAATGTGTCGAGAAGGATGCGAGCCAACTGGTTTGCCGCATTGCAGACTGGATGACCATTTACCTGGATGAGCATATTAACCCGTGGATCCAGAGTCAAGGAGGatgggtgagtgtgtgggagagtggCTCAAATTCCAGCTTTGTGAACGTGAGATTTGTCACCCTGATTACTATAATCTGTTCTTTTTTAGAAGAATGATTAATGACCTTGAGTTGATTATCCAAATCTTATTCAGCTGACAACATGAAATAGTGTTACCTCTGAACAGAACTGAGTATTAAGGTAATGGAAGTGGGCGATACTGTGTATTAGCTGTATTATATGAAGATAAAAATATCCCATCTCACTCGCCAGCTCACAGGTTTTCCAAGATTAGTCAAATTGTTTtactagattttttttttgagttgTCATTTAAGAGAGATTATATGTGTACAAGTCAATGTGCAAAATGCAAAgcgtggaaaagaaaaaaaaccttgttGATTTGGAATCAGGATCCAAAATCACATGTCGATGAATCACACCATCATTCAACATGACTTggcagttttttttctctccctcagttgttgAGAGCGCACGTTGAGAATCGTCTCTGTTGGGGCGGAGATTAGGTCACTAACAAAAGGGCTCTTTCCTCTGTGGCCTAAAAGTGATCAGATAGAGTCGATCAATATTATCAATCCTGCTGCGTCTGTCAGCTGTCCCCTCTCTTCAGCTAGCGCAGCATTCCTACTAGCAGGGCAAAGATGAACTAGAGGACACAGTCATTGGTTTTCCTGGGGATTGCGTAAGTGTGTTTGAAATGGTTGCAATTGTAAACTTTGtccctctttgtttttttccccctgaatgtTTGCAGGATTGCTTCGCGAAGATTTTTGGGGACGACGCCGcggcagaggggaggagagctCGCGAGAACCTGAGTAGATGGATGCTGGGCGGATTGGCGCTGCTGATGGGAGTTTTGGTCGGCGCTTTCATCGTCAAGAAACATTGAAACCGCCGCAGCAAGTTCACCCCGAAGGACGCCAACgagacaaaaacatgtttacaaAAAGCCTAGTTTGCTTGTGCACTGAGAGACATTCGGTATCAGTAAAATGTAGCTTGGTGACCTGTTAacaacctctcaccccgcttcgtgtgttttatttttgtaaaacacagcagagacgTTGAAGTGAACCAGATAAGCTAAGACGGTGTGAAAAAGTTTCAGCTGGTTGGAAGTGACTATTATTAATTTCCCTCTGCGTGTTCACTAAGGACCAATTTTTATGACCTGCAAACTGACAGAGACTATAACTTATTTTTCCTTGTCACTGTGTAAAGCTTAGCTCCTTTTGTTGGCTGTACTGGAGTTTTAGgcatgctttaaaaaaataaataaatatatttatgtttttcttgCGTCTTGTTGaagtaggtttttttttaaaataaataaaaagaaattcaGTGTACAATAAATGGAGAAAAATAGCACATCAGTTAA is drawn from Takifugu rubripes chromosome 19, fTakRub1.2, whole genome shotgun sequence and contains these coding sequences:
- the adnpa gene encoding activity-dependent neuroprotective protein a, which encodes MYQLPVNNLSRIRRARKKVKRALEDIGLDYCKEAAEELKEFCPDEQFVKGTLCLDICAWDPSYSKLQEYRSKPFCCTECSFSSKYYSGYKNHFRNVHRQFFESKILLNCPYCTFTANKRTLETHVKIFHMPTTRQNTGNPQGSLVGKKDKMCLDRSRMADGVEKAMYFCKKCTFRDALYNVVRKHIYREHFKHIVSPYLSIISESSVKNGAGSASGNNILCKRCQFSTRNYEALVQHVIEYHERIGAQVSTMIGHANILVSRSQYVPNASHKAPITINRGAQRPEAIAQPVIGYLKPLTPPVKNQSSIGAIQVHVKGSGYGTAADNNSTGVNTAQTQKWKICTVCNELFPENLYSAHFESAHKAKKVWALAKYIMKIHNFTSKCLLCNRYLPSDTLLNHMLIHGLTCPQCHVVFHSVEKLMEHVTQSHPSDYAGPPRASPLTFDLTIKEKSNNIQLVVLTFNMKESINGQDQSVSARNTSLLEKKSEPRVASLPVRTQKSEVGKTLCPLCFTILKGPISEALAMHLRERHQVLQTMHPVEKKMTYKCIHCLGVYTSNMVASTITLHLVQCRAVGRNQGSQGFKPALTLNSSGAGFLKRQPPTQADVSAAKRMRLSKDSKISSDFENKFDFDDLALDPRSFEHKTYEARKNFLTAYFHRRPYISTGEEEKLSASLWLWKSDVCNHFAAKQKMCEGHCQATKASVLLGFDMNALKELKHDLVFENSRLDGPSTGRSGAPNTARKRGTRRTNCEVNRSMHIETISIDSDSETEDPPAENGKADASREQTVKSGDAEVTEATNVAGVSTW
- the LOC101069689 gene encoding bcl-2-like protein 1, translated to MSYNNRELVEHFLRYKLSQRNYPTSLLRPEDTDGRTEGEKRSPAASNGLLVRSRNRGGASPSAGAGIEAVNAALRDSAEEFEKLFAQAFSDLSSQLDITPDTAYQSFKNVMDEVFKDGVNWGRVVGLFAFGGVLCVECVEKDASQLVCRIADWMTIYLDEHINPWIQSQGGWDCFAKIFGDDAAAEGRRARENLSRWMLGGLALLMGVLVGAFIVKKH